The Dethiosulfovibrio peptidovorans DSM 11002 nucleotide sequence CTCAAGGTCAGGGAGCTTATGCATGAGGTAAGCCAGGTAAAGAAGGATCACAAGAAGCTGGCACAGGAGCTCAGACGTAAGGACAAAGCCCTGGCTGAAGCGGCTGCCCTGCTGGTATTGAGAAAAAAAGTCCAGGCGATCTGGGGGGAAAACGAGGACGACTGATCGGTGCCTCGGATCGCCGTAAAGCAGTAGAACTGATCGAAGAAGCCGTATCGAGCGGAGCTACCCAGGCTAAAGCCTGTAGAGAGGTCGGCATCACTGAGAGAACCTTCCAGAGATGGTGCAAAGAGGGCCAGGTAAAAGAGGACCAAAGACCTCACGCTCCCAGAAAGACGCCTCAGAAGCTATCGCAAGAGGAAGAACGAAAGGTACTAGAGATAGCCAACAGCCCGGAATACGCCAGCGCACCGCCAGCCCAGATAGTGAACGATCTACTGGAAAAAGGCATATACATCGCCTCTGAATCGACATTCTACAGGATACTCAGGAAACACAGACAGATCAACCATAGAGGCAGAACGGCGGCTCCGGTAAAAAAACCTATAACAACCCATAAAGCCGACGGTCCTAACCAGCTGTGGTCCTGGGATATAACTTACATCTGCGGACCGGCCAAGGGCCTGTTCTACTACCTGTACCTCATAATAGACCTCTACAGCAGAAAGATAGTCGGCTGGGAGATCTACGACGAAGAATCAGGAGAACTGGCGTCGGAGGTGGTCACCAAGGCGGTCCTGTCGGAAAAGATCCGCCTTGCCGATAAACCGCTGATCCTGCACGCCGACAACGGAAGCCCCATGAAAAGCGCCACATTGAGGGCCACCATGGAAAAACTGGGAGTACTGTTCTCCCACAGCAGACCGAGGGTAAGCAACGATAACCCCTACAGTGAATCGATCTTCAAGACCCTGAAATACAGACCTGCCTTCCCCAGTGGAGGCTTCAAGGACATAGAGGATGCGAGAGCCTGGACCTACCGGTTCGTGTCCTGGTACAACCATACCCACCGTCACAGCGCCTTAAACTACGTGACGCCGGAGCAGAGGCATAAAGGAAAAGCCCCGGAGATACTGGCGAAGAGGAAGAAAACCCTGGAAGAAGCCAAAAGAAAACACCCGGACAGATGGAGAAACAGACCGATAAGAAACTGCTCCATCGAGGAGACGGTCTATCTGAACCCGGAGAAAGAGCCCCGGGAAAAGCGCAGAGACTGAGTTAGTCCAATTCGATCTTTTTGCGACATCTCGCTTGACAGGCTCCGATATCTAGGCTCCCTAAATCCAACTTGGCTGCTTCTCAATGCAGCCAAACCAGCGTCGTAACCATAATACTTGTATAGAATCACATTACCACCAACCCAACACTAAATTAGAAACGCTTCTTGATTTAGTATTGTATCAGATAAGAAGAAATACTGCTTCTCGTCACTTTTCCCCCTTCTTTATGAAAAGACATCATAACCACTCTCAGATACTGACTACCCCTAAATCCCCACAACCCCATCCTTTACCAGGTCCTCTATCGTCCGTCGCTTTCCCTTGCCCCGCTCTTCGTCGGGGTCCAGGATTTCCTGTGCAGCCTCGATAAAGCCCACGAACTGCCAGTAGGTCCAGCGATGGAACATCGTCTCCTCGTCTATTCCGAAGTTGCGCCTCATATGAAGGCAGAACTTCGGCCATGCCAGAGGATCCCCCTCCGAGTCATCCGCTCCGTCCTCGCCGTGGGTCTTGAGATCCTCCAATATATCCGGCACCTTGTTGACCTCCCAGACTATGGCCAATAGACCGGACTTCACATCGGCATCCTCCGCCGGAATGGAATCCGCCGTGGGGAAGGCATCCATCAATATAGGGTCCAGAACCCTCCGTTCTTCAAGCAAGGCATCCATGGCCTCTCTGCCGTCTTCGGGAATCTCGCCGTCGCACAGCTCCCTTATGGACACGACGAGGGCGGAAACGTCCGCCCTCGTCAGATACCGCAGTTTATGAGGCCGCCCGCCTATGGTAACGACCAACCGGGCAGGCTCGGGGAAATGGCGCATTACCAGCCCCCTCCGGGAACCACCTCCGCCGGCACATCCATAACCGTCATAAGCTGACGCCCCGCCGGTTTCGTGCTGTCCGCTATTGCCGTAACCTCCACGGCCAGAGGCGACTCGGAAGCCTCCTTGAACGCCATGGAGAAGTTACCCTTCACCTTGCCCTTCCATATCCGGACGTGACGATACTTTCCGTCTCTGCGCTTGTGATAGAAATCGACCCGGAAAGTCTTGTCCGTCGAGGTTCCGCCGCCGACGCCGAACCCTTTGCTTTCGTAGGTCTTATACGTGTAGCTCACCTTGACGTCGTCGCCGTCGGCTATCTTGGCGGAGTCGGGCACTCTGTAGATGGTTCCGTTCAACCGGTCCAGATAATAGTCCACTCCCTCGGTCAAAGCCGTGCCGTCCACGGTGGTTACCGTGGCGTCCCCTTCCACCCTGCCCTTGCCGAGCATGGTATGGACGGAATCGAACAGCGTCACAAGCTCGTCTGCAACGGTGGCGGTTCCGGCGTTTTCTGTTACCGGATCGTACTCCGGCATCAGACGGCAGACCATATCCAGGTTCGTCTCCAGCAGATTGAAGCTCAGGGTCAGCTCCTCACTGACCAGAGCAGAAAGGACCACCGTCGCCGGGAACCCGGCTTTCAGATCGTAAGTCTCCTTTCCGTGCTCGAAGGTCAGATCGTCCTTCAGCTGACCGACATCCTCGCCGTCGACGAACATGCGGCCGGATCCCAGAACTATATCGTTGGAATTCCTTACGTTCGCCATTCCTATCGCCCCTCTCTCACCATTCCGTGACCGTCAGCTCCATCTCCCCCACGAAGGCGGGAGACTGATCGGAGCTGAAGAGATCGTATCCGGTGTAGGTTATTCTGTACTCGCTCCCCACCACCTCCAGGGAGGACAGCACCAGCTCGCCCAGTTCGTCCACCTGCAGAAAGCCGGGAAACGTTATCTTGTTGCCGTCCCGCTCCTCTCCTCCGTCGTTCAACACCGCCCACATGAGATCTATTTTGTGCTCTCCACGACCGACTCCATCGAAATCGCTCCTGTCGGGAGCGACCACGATCGCAGGAAGCTCGTCGTTTCCGGGAGGACGCCGGGCGTTATATCCGGCCATCACGATCGGCTCTCTGCCGAAACGGTCCAAACAGAAAGCCCGGACCTCTTCGGACCGGGCTATGGAGTCTCTTATCTCCATCATTACCTGAGTCAATCTCACCTCGTCACCACCAGCTTCCGTAGACTCTGTATTTTCTCTTGCTCTTTTTCGTGGACCTCTTCATATCGTCCTCCATGTATCCGTCGATCTTCTTCACGAAATATCCCGGAATTCTGGGAACCAGAACCTCCCTCATAGGGCCTATGGTCGGCCTGGCGGGGAGGATTATCTCCCTCGTCTCTTTCCGAAGACGTACGCCTTTTTTCAGCACCTTGGGCCATTTTTTGCCTCTGGCTCCGGACCACCAGAACCGCCGCATCTTTTCGGTAACCGGAAGACGCCGTCCCTTTTCCTGCATAGATCCCAGATACACGGCGCTCTTCGAGAGCCACCCCACGGTCAGGGAGCCGTCGTCTTTATACTGATAGCCCACGGCCTTTCGAAGCTTGCCGAGAGGTCCGCTTCTTACCTTCTTTTTTTTCATGACCCTGAGTTTAGACTTCGCCTTGACGCCACGGGCTACGCCGGACAGAGGAGCGTAGCGTCTTCCTCCGGGAGCTCCGCTCTCTATGCCTTTTTTTATCTCCTTCTGCATCATCCATCCGACAGACTTCAAGGCCCTCCGGCGAAATTCGGGAAATTCCCTGATAACGTCCTCCACCCATGGAGTGGCCATATCCTTCCAGGAAACTGTGACGGACATAGGATCACCTCCCCATTACAGAAACGACCGATCCGTCCGGATCTCCAACAGAGCCGTCGTCATGGAACGGGAGATCTCTCTAACCACCGACCAGACCTTCCCGTCGGCCTCGACGACCTCGTCTCCTTCGCAGGGATCCACATCGGAAAGTCTTATCCTCAAAGTTCCTTCCGTGGAGGAACCGTCCGACCCGAAGCCCGTTCCATCGGTTGCGGTCCTGCCCTTGCGGATGATCGCCCGGATCTCGCTGCCGTTATAGACCACCGTGTCGGCCCAATCACCTTTGAACAGGGCTTCCACCGTAGATGTCAGGTGATCCCGGAAAGATCCCATCAGTCGATCTTCACCTCTCCGAAGTTCGCCGAAGCCACCTTCGGAGTCCAGGCATACCCCGCCAGGGGTTTGTTCCCCGTACCGTCCCTGGTCAGGCTTCCGGCAGAGGCATCCCAGTAAAGAGCCTCTCCGGGAGCGAAGGCCGTCCCCGTCACGGCGGGCAGCCGGAACACCCCCACCACGGCCAGAACTCCCATCTTCCCAGCCGGTATATCGGTAGTGGCCACTCCGATCCTTCCCCCCAAAACGACCACATCGTCTACGGACACATCCTCGGTCGGCGTGTAATCCATCCTGCCGCCTATCTCCACGTAAGTTCTCACACGAATCGCCTCCTTATGAAAAAACCCCGAAGCCTACGCCCCGGGGTTCTTCTGGAAACCGCGCCAATCCATAGCCTTGGCTCCCACGTCTATTCGCACCTTGTAGCTCGTTCCGTCCACGTTCCATCCCTGCTGCTGTTCCAGATAGGGTTCCTTGATCCCGTTCAGGAAGAACAGCTTCACCGTCTTGCCCTTCTCGGCGGCCATGTAGAAAGCGGTCTCGCTCACGTCGTCCAATCTGGGATCGGACACGAGCTCGAAGGCTCCGGCGTAGGGGTTTGCTCCTCCTCCGTTGGCTTTGTTCGCCGCGGTGTCCACCGACAGAGGAGTTTCGGTCTGCTTGAGGAACCTCCTGGCCGCAAGCTCCAGAGCCACCGGCACCACCAGGAACTTGGGAATGATGTTCAGCCGCCTCTTTCCGGAAAGGTCCGTCTGCCGCTTCATGGCCTGCACCATGAGGCTTAGCGCCGTCAAAGTGGCCTCGAAATCGGTGAAGCTGAAAGCCGCCGCAGGCTGAAGGTTTCCGTGATGGGTACAGAAAAGATCCTTCTTGTCGCCCATCTTGGGGTTATCCAGAAAAGCCTGGTAGCCCACGTCGGCCACCTTGCGCCTGGCGGCCTCGCCCATCTTCCGGGGAATATCGGTCAGTACGCCCAGTGCGTCGTTTACGATCGACTGTCTGGATATGGAGAACATACGGCCGAAGGTCCCTATCTTCCAGGCCTCCGACTCCTCTCCCATGGATCCGCTCTTGTACTCTCCTGATTCCGGCAGAGGAAGCAGATCGTCCACCTCTCCGGCCCTCGCCCCGGTGTGTTCCTTGAAATCGGTCACGACGCCGGAGTCGTCCATCCACTTAAGATAGCTCTCCTCCTGAACGCCCCACCCTTCCATAAGAGAGACGTTCGCAACGCTTCCCAGGATGACGGGAAGGTCCGAGGTGGTCAGGGCGCGGCCTATCATCTCCATAGGATTTCCCCCGACCCGCTCGCCCATCCGGGTCAGACATTCCTCGGCCATTCTCTCCAGCCTGTAGCCTCTCAGATCCATGGATCCGGCGGCAGGTTCCTCTACGGGCAGACCGCCGCGGATCAGGAGCGCATCTCTGGCGGCGGAACGGAACTTCTCCTTCTCGTCCTCCGTCACCCTGCCGGGAACGGAGATTGCCTGCCGCATCTCCTTGAGCTTTTTCATGACCTCGGATCTCACCGTGTCGAGTTCCGCACCGGAACGGATGAATTCGCCAAGATCGATATCGAAGGATCTTCCCATCTCCTGGATCTCCGCCACCCTCTCCCGCTCGGCCCTGATAGCCCGGACTACTGTTTCCCCTGAAGAAGGGTTGCCTCTTTCGCCGTTTCGGAGGTCGTCCGCAGCGGACCGGTTCTCCTCCCTCCCATCGTTTACGGCGAGGTCGTTTCTCTTAGGCTCCGGGGCCGCACCGTTCCCGACTTCGTCGCCGGGCAAAGACAAATTTCCTTTCACTCCGTCATCTCCTCCTTTTTCATCGACACTCCGTCCCACCCCCACCGACGGATCGGCGGGAACCGACACGATGGAAATCTCCAGTCCTTCCCATCTGGTGCCCACGTAACAGGGCCCGGCAAAACGACCGTTGCTGGACGTACCACCGGCCGGAACCTTTTCCCAGTTCTCCACCCTGTAGCCCACCGATACGCTCTTGAGAGATCCGGCCAGAACCTTTCTGTAGATCCTGTCGCTTTCCTCGTCGTCGTCGAACCGGACTAAAGCCCGGCCCTTTCTGGCGGACTCGTCTATCCACACCTTCTCGATCGATCCTATGGGAACGTCGGATTTGTGGTTCCAGAGCAAAACCCCCATTTCCTCCAACCGTTTGAGGTCGGCGGCCCCCTGATCGTGAGACAAATATTCCACGTCCCCCCAGCGAGAAACCGGAGACTCGGACGAAAAAGAGAGCTCCACCGTTCTGGAGCTCTCCTCGACATTATTAGCCTCGACCCCGGCTATCTCTCTGTAATAGGTTTCTCCTGCCTCAGACTGTACGGACCTGCAACCTCTGGAATAGGTCACGCAATCACTCTCCTTTCCCGTTATCCAGAGCCATCAACGAAAGAGCCTCCTGCCCTATCCCGGAAGATCCGGCAAGACCTCCGAGATTAAGGGACGTCATATACTCCCTCTCTCGCGATATCTGCTCCAACACCTCCCTCCAATCCTTGCCCTTGGAGGCACATACATCCTGAAGGGTTGTTATTCCGGCCTCCATCTCCTTCGTGATAGCCGATACCTCTTTAAGAGGATCCACCCACTGCCTTCCGGGAGGAACCCACCGGCACCGGTTATACACCTCGGGACGCTGGAAATAATCCCGTATGTTCAGCTTTCCGGACAAAACGCAGGCACAGACGAAGGCCTCCCATAGAGGCTCGAGGACCCTCTCGACCATGAACTGCCTCAGCACCTTGTATCCTTCCTCGTCCTCGAGGGATGCGGCCCTGGCCGAGCTGTAGTTCGTTCGGCTGACGTCCCTGCTCACCACCTCGTAGCTCTGCCCCGTTCCCGCTCCTATCAGTCTCTGCTGCAAAGCCACGAAGTCCGAGGCTCCGGTGTTGGGATGGGTCGGGTTGGCGAACTCCACATCCGCCCCGTCCGGAAGGGTATTCACTATTCCCGGCTCGAGTCTGGTTACGTTCTTATCCCTGCCCAGGGCGTCCTGGACCGTGGCGTTCCTGCCTATCGACGGAGTGTTCCCGCTTCCCGTCTTTATGAAGGCGGCGAAACACGCCGCTATCCTGGCCGCCATCAGTTCGGCATCCATGTACTCTCCCGAGTCTCTGATATTGCCCATGACATGGGCGAACTGGCTTATGCCCCTCACCGCCTGAGGTCTGGTCTTTACGAACATCGGCAACACCCGCCCGGCATCCACTCTCACCGCCTCGGTTGTTCTGCCGAAAGAGGACGTCTCCATGTCGTCCCTGTAGAACCAATAGGCCAGAGGACGCCAGTACTCGTTGACCTCCACTCCCGAAACTATCCGCTTATCCTTCGCCCGGGGCATCCAGGTCGCAAGGGCGTCGGCCTCCATCATCTGTATCTGCAACGGAATGAATCCGTCCTCCGGAGCCGTGAGAATCGGGTATATCTCTCCGTCCGTAACCATACGGCGGACCATCATCCGCTGAAGACCGTAAAACCCGTCGTGGCCGGTTATGTCGCAGTTCTTCGGCTTCGCCCACACCTCCCACAGGGCCTCTATCTCCCGGTTCAGCTTTTCGTTCTCCGTTCCGTCGGCATCGAGGATTTTAGCCTGAGGCCGTAGCCCCGTGCCTACTACGTGACGCTCCATCGCAAGCAGAACGCTCTGAGCTATTCCGTTGTTCCGTTCGAGGTCTCTCGCCCTGGCCCTTATCCTATCCCTGTAGACTCGGTCGGTTTCGTCCGGCCTTTTATTTACCGCCACCCAACCGCTTCCGTAGCGGTCTATCCTGGCGGCGTCGTAGTTGCGTTTCTCCCATCGGGCCTCCATCTTGGCCCTGTCGTCCATACGTCTGGCACCGGCTCCGGGAGCCACCAGTCCCACGGCCCGGTCCAGCACGTAACCCGCCTTACCAAACCACGACATGAGGACCTCCTCCCTCTTCCATGGCCAGCATGCCCCGAAGCTCCTTTATCCGTTTCTGTATATGGGACAGGTTGGCCCTGTCTATCTTCAATCCGTTATCCTCGAAGGCCTGTCCTCCCTCCAGTATCTCGACCTCGGCTTTTTCGTACATGGCCAGTTCTTCCGTCAGGGTCATTAGATCACCTCCCTTTCCACCATCCCGAACCGCCGCCCTTCAGCCATCCCGCACCTTCGGCGGAATCCACGGAAGAAGACGACGGCCTCATGGCCTCCCGCTCCTCCTCCGTTGGCATGTAGTGCAGGTTGAGCATTCTGGCCGCCAGAGTCGCATAAACCTCGCAGTCCAGAAGGTGGTTGGCGGCGTGTCCGGAGATCTTCTTCCACTCGTGATGACTGGAACCTGTCCTGGCATCCGTCACCATCACCTTGTGCTCCGACGCTATCTGCTCGGCGTATCCTCTCGGGCAGTCCCTGAAAAGCGACCACGACCCTCTAGTTCCGGGCTCCTTCGTCATACGTCCGAAAATGAAATCCTTCAACAGAGACGTATTCGCCTCCAGCATGGTGAGGCCGTCTTTCCGGCCCTTGCGGTCCACCACGTGACGGCGGTAATAACCGTCCATCCTCCGAGAGGAACCCTTGACCGGACCCAGAACATCTCCGTACACCACGCAGGCGTCGTAGACCTCGTCGGTCCTGTAGCCGCAGTCGACAAGGCAGTAGCCGATCTGACACAGACGACCGTCGCCGAAACGATAGACAGGCTCCACTATATGGGCCCTCAGACCGTCCTGAAGGTCCGTTTCGTTCCAGGTGTCGAACCGGCCATACTCGATAAGCCAGGACGTCAACCCGGGACCCCAGGCACGCACCACGTAATAGGCCTCCGACTTCTGAACGTCCACTCCGGCGGTAATGGCCACCGCCTCGTCCGGCACCTCTCCTCGGGAATAATTTCCGGAAGCCTCCAGAACCTTCTCCGGCTCCGCCTTGGCCACCGACTCCCTGAAGGGCTCGGCCAGCCAGGAGTTTATGAAGTTCATAAGATCCTCCGGACTGTCTTTCGACCGAAGGAACTCCGAAGCCACGGCACCGAACGAAATCTGAGGAGAATATATCGAGTTCCAGTGGAAACCTATCCGACGGATCTTCCCCGGCTCGGCTCCTTCCGAAACCCATCTGCCTTGGCCCAGCATAAAAGACTTGTCCCGATCCTCTATCCTTCCTTCACAGTGAGGACAGCGATACCACGCCCGATCCTCCACCTGGCGAATTATCTTCTGTCTGGCGGTGGGATCGTCCTCCTTCCTGAGGGCTTCCGTGAGATCCTCGGGCCACGACACATCCTTGAAGGAGAAGGAGAGGAGCTCCCCGCAACGAGGACAGGGAACCTCGTACCGATAGACGACGTCGCACCTCTGCAAAAGCCGCCAGATGTTCCCGGTCTCCAGGGTCGGAGTGGATATGTACATCAGCTTTCGGTTGGGAAAAGTCTTGGTCCTCTCCTTCCCCAGCTTCAGCGGATTAGCCTCCCGGCCCGAATACCTCGGATACTTGTCGATCTCGTCGAAGATTATGTATCTCATAGGCATGGCGGAGAGAGCGGCGGGGCTGTTCGCTCCGGTGAGAGCTATATACATTCCCCGAAACTGAAGCTCCAGACGATCCGACTCCCTCTCCCG carries:
- a CDS encoding head-tail joining protein, which gives rise to MGSFRDHLTSTVEALFKGDWADTVVYNGSEIRAIIRKGRTATDGTGFGSDGSSTEGTLRIRLSDVDPCEGDEVVEADGKVWSVVREISRSMTTALLEIRTDRSFL
- a CDS encoding DUF2190 family protein translates to MRTYVEIGGRMDYTPTEDVSVDDVVVLGGRIGVATTDIPAGKMGVLAVVGVFRLPAVTGTAFAPGEALYWDASAGSLTRDGTGNKPLAGYAWTPKVASANFGEVKID
- a CDS encoding prohead protease/major capsid protein fusion protein; the protein is MTYSRGCRSVQSEAGETYYREIAGVEANNVEESSRTVELSFSSESPVSRWGDVEYLSHDQGAADLKRLEEMGVLLWNHKSDVPIGSIEKVWIDESARKGRALVRFDDDEESDRIYRKVLAGSLKSVSVGYRVENWEKVPAGGTSSNGRFAGPCYVGTRWEGLEISIVSVPADPSVGVGRSVDEKGGDDGVKGNLSLPGDEVGNGAAPEPKRNDLAVNDGREENRSAADDLRNGERGNPSSGETVVRAIRAERERVAEIQEMGRSFDIDLGEFIRSGAELDTVRSEVMKKLKEMRQAISVPGRVTEDEKEKFRSAARDALLIRGGLPVEEPAAGSMDLRGYRLERMAEECLTRMGERVGGNPMEMIGRALTTSDLPVILGSVANVSLMEGWGVQEESYLKWMDDSGVVTDFKEHTGARAGEVDDLLPLPESGEYKSGSMGEESEAWKIGTFGRMFSISRQSIVNDALGVLTDIPRKMGEAARRKVADVGYQAFLDNPKMGDKKDLFCTHHGNLQPAAAFSFTDFEATLTALSLMVQAMKRQTDLSGKRRLNIIPKFLVVPVALELAARRFLKQTETPLSVDTAANKANGGGANPYAGAFELVSDPRLDDVSETAFYMAAEKGKTVKLFFLNGIKEPYLEQQQGWNVDGTSYKVRIDVGAKAMDWRGFQKNPGA
- a CDS encoding phage portal protein, coding for MSWFGKAGYVLDRAVGLVAPGAGARRMDDRAKMEARWEKRNYDAARIDRYGSGWVAVNKRPDETDRVYRDRIRARARDLERNNGIAQSVLLAMERHVVGTGLRPQAKILDADGTENEKLNREIEALWEVWAKPKNCDITGHDGFYGLQRMMVRRMVTDGEIYPILTAPEDGFIPLQIQMMEADALATWMPRAKDKRIVSGVEVNEYWRPLAYWFYRDDMETSSFGRTTEAVRVDAGRVLPMFVKTRPQAVRGISQFAHVMGNIRDSGEYMDAELMAARIAACFAAFIKTGSGNTPSIGRNATVQDALGRDKNVTRLEPGIVNTLPDGADVEFANPTHPNTGASDFVALQQRLIGAGTGQSYEVVSRDVSRTNYSSARAASLEDEEGYKVLRQFMVERVLEPLWEAFVCACVLSGKLNIRDYFQRPEVYNRCRWVPPGRQWVDPLKEVSAITKEMEAGITTLQDVCASKGKDWREVLEQISREREYMTSLNLGGLAGSSGIGQEALSLMALDNGKGE
- a CDS encoding terminase gpA endonuclease subunit, which codes for MIVPWTSAELAACKPPERMTVSEWADRYRILTPRLAAKPGPWRTSYMPYLKGIMDAWNEPGVEEIVLCKGAQAGASEAANNCLGYTACQDPGAALVVYPTEDIAEWASENRLQDMIKTSNVFNGIFRERESDRLELQFRGMYIALTGANSPAALSAMPMRYIIFDEIDKYPRYSGREANPLKLGKERTKTFPNRKLMYISTPTLETGNIWRLLQRCDVVYRYEVPCPRCGELLSFSFKDVSWPEDLTEALRKEDDPTARQKIIRQVEDRAWYRCPHCEGRIEDRDKSFMLGQGRWVSEGAEPGKIRRIGFHWNSIYSPQISFGAVASEFLRSKDSPEDLMNFINSWLAEPFRESVAKAEPEKVLEASGNYSRGEVPDEAVAITAGVDVQKSEAYYVVRAWGPGLTSWLIEYGRFDTWNETDLQDGLRAHIVEPVYRFGDGRLCQIGYCLVDCGYRTDEVYDACVVYGDVLGPVKGSSRRMDGYYRRHVVDRKGRKDGLTMLEANTSLLKDFIFGRMTKEPGTRGSWSLFRDCPRGYAEQIASEHKVMVTDARTGSSHHEWKKISGHAANHLLDCEVYATLAARMLNLHYMPTEEEREAMRPSSSSVDSAEGAGWLKGGGSGWWKGR